A window from Gallus gallus isolate bGalGal1 chromosome 7, bGalGal1.mat.broiler.GRCg7b, whole genome shotgun sequence encodes these proteins:
- the PRKCDBP gene encoding caveolae-associated protein 2 yields MGEAAGGSAVPPPAEAAGGGQVNALTVLALLEKLVSMLESVEGQQRQMEQRQRGLEGAVKGIQGDLGKLCRSHGATGAAVEKLLEKSQKVCAHTRAVRERLERQCAQVRRLEQHHAQLLRRDRFKVLIFQEENEIPAGVFAKEPVPSITEGKEEPVDENKTLEETLHAVELSSEDDIHHEDDVGDSADEKAEESRAEKIKRTSLKKVDSLKKAFSRQNIEKKMNKISTKIVSPERREKIKKSLTVHHQKSSSSKSSPFKVPLTFTVKKSREGESPAEAEDRPADTVSTDQAENEEEMSFADMHSDMTPTTSLAEESKAVIDSLEKEARMESSVMTNNNIELSIVEDDEEYGMPLEDSSQKLYDERSKPVSGEMEESDEETTQAAVLQIDQTA; encoded by the exons AtgggggaggcggcggggggcAGCGCGGTGCCGCCGCCGGCGGAGGCTGCGGGCGGAGGGCAGGTGAACGCCCTGACCGTGCTGGCCCTGCTGGAGAAGCTGGTGTCCATGCTGGAGTCGGTGGAAGGGCAGCAGCGGCAGATGGAGCAGAGGCAGCGGGGGCTGGAAGGGGCGGTGAAGGGCATCCAGGGGGACCTGGGCAAGCTGTGTCGCAGCCACGGGGCTACGGGCGCGGCGGTGGagaagctgctggagaagtCGCAGAAGGTGTGCGCGCACACCCGCGCCGTGCGCGAGCGGCTCGAGCGGCAGTGCGCGCAGGTGCGGCGGTTGGAACAGCACCACGCGCAGCTCCTGCGGAGGGACCGCTTCAAAGTGCTCATCTTCCAG gaggaaaatgagATCCCTGCCGGTGTTTTTGCAAAAGAGCCTGTTCCCAGcattacagaaggaaaagaagagccTGTAGATGAGAACAAAACGCTGGAAGAAACCCTGCATGCAGTGGAATTGTCTTCAGAGGATGACATACATCATGAAGATGATGTGGGTGACAGCGCAGACGAGAAAGCAGAAGAGTCAAGAGctgagaaaattaaaagaaccAGCCTGAAGAAGGTCGACAGCCTCAAGAAAGCATTCTCCCGCCAAAACATCGAGAAGAAGATGAACAAGATCAGCACAAAGATTGTCTCACCTGAACGGAGAGAGAAGATTAAGAAATCCCTTACAGTGCACCATCAGAAATCCTCCTCTTCCAAGAGTTCACCTTTCAAAGTTCCGCTGACGTTCACTGTGAAGAAATCTCGTGAAGGAGAAAGCCCTGCTGAAGCTGAAGACAGACCAGCAGATACAGTAAGCACCGACCAGGCTGAGAATGAGGAGGAGATGTCCTTCGCTGACATGCACTCAGATATGAcccccaccacatctctggcTGAGGAGAGCAAAGCGGTCATTGATTCTTTGGAGAAAGAAGCCAGGATGGAAAGCAGCGTCATGACAAACAACAACATCGAGCTGTCCATTGTTGAGGATGATGAAGAGTATGGGATGCCTCTCGAAGATTCCAGCCAGAAACTGTATGATGAAAGGAGCAAACCAGTCAGTGGAGAAATGGAAGAATCCGATGAAGAAACAACCCAAGCAGCTGTTCTGCAGATAGACCAAACAGCCTGA